AACAGCTTTAATATGCGCCCTGTTGCTTTCATAAAAATATTGTACTCTTTAATATCGGTTAATGTAACGCATTGGGAGCGCTGCATCGTGTCGATAAAGTCTTTTTCAACCTCTGCAATACTTGTTGTCTCTTCCATATATAGTGCGCACTCAAAGTGATGATATAAGCTACGATAATCCAAATTAATCGTTCCGACTACACTTCGAACATCATCACTAACAAAGACTTTTGCATGTATGAAGCCGGGAGTGTACTCATAAATCTGCACCCCTGATTTTATGAGTTCTGCATAATAACTTCTGGATTGTGCAAAAACCATTTTTTTATCTGGAATATGTGGTAAGATTATTTTTACATCAACACCCCTTTTTGCCGCAAACTTTAACGCAGATAGCATCTCTCCATCAAGAATAAGATAAGGGGTCATAATATGAACATAATCCTTTGCTCGATTAATAATATCCATATAGATCATCTCACCTACCTTATCACTATCTAGCGGCGAGTCGCCAAATGGAAGAACATATCCTTCGTTAACCGTATCTAACGGTTTTGCCCTGTATTTATCCTGCATATAGTGTCTTTGCCCTTCATTCACATTCCACATCTGCAAAAACATCATTGTAAAGCTATTAACCGCTTCACCTTGAACCATAATAGCGGTATCTTTCCAATGTCCATAGACTTCTTTTTTATTAATATATTCATCCGCCAAGTTAATACCGCCTGTAAATGCCACGTTGCCATCTACCACTAATATTTTTCTGTGATCTCTATAATTATAATGGGTTGATAGAAAAGGTCGAATCGGGGCAAACATTTTACAAGCGATACCTAATGCTTGTATTTTTTTAGGATAATTATGGGGTAATAATGCAAACTCACAGGTTCCGTCATACATCAAACGAACCTCAACACCTTGCTTGGCCTTATCTGCCAATATTTTTAAAATTCTTCCCCACATATATCCTTCATCAATAATAAAGTACTCCATAAAAATATACTTCTCAGCTTTTTCCAACTGACTAAGCATGGCTTCAAAAGCCTCTTCTCCTATAGGAAAGTACTGTGTATGAGCCCCTTCATAGATTGGATAGCCACCTGCACTCTCGGTATATGTACTCAGGTTGTACAGGCTTTTATTGGTTTTTTTTAAGTTGTTCTTCACATTTTTTTGTGCCACCAACTGTGACTGTGATTCTTTGATAATCGTCTTTAAGCGCTTCTTAAGTGCTCGATGTCCTACATCCTTTTGAATGATAATATATAAGACGCCTCCAAAACCCGGAAGTAGTGTAATTGTAGCAATCCATGCCAACATAACATTCGTTCCGTGATCTGAATTCATAACATAGATGACCATCGACAGTGTAAACACCAATAAGGTTCCTACCATAAATGGAATCACACTTTCTAAAAACATAAAAATATTCACCAGCAAAACAATTTGCGCTAACAAGATAGCTATGACAATGCCTGTGCGTCCAAAGAGCATACGTAAAACACCACGCTTGCCCTTCTCCAAAAGAAGAATCTCACTAATCTTTGAATCGCCCTTGTGTTTTGATGTTGTTTTTTCCATATACTTAATCCTCTTTGTTTTTACTAATATATAGGTTAAATGCCTCTGTTCCTTTTTTCAGAAAGTTAATTGCTAAAACCATCACATAAACACTTAATCCGACAACGCCTAAAATAATAACGAAGTATATAATAAAAAAAATTGCACTTCCTATTCCAAATACATTACTCATGTTTGCTCCTCCTTCATATGAACTGTTTTTTATATTTTATCCTTTAACACGAAAAAAAGCAAGAAACGTCATCCGCCTTGCCTTTTTTCGTTGATCTTATATGGACACTTCCTTGCTATTTAAAATAATAATCGTTGACAATGATGGACTCAATAATTTCTTTTGGAATAACAAATTCAACAACGCCCATATATCCAGGAGCAGCTTCATACTTGTCAAATGAGATGACAAGTTGATGGTCTTGATTAATGTAAAATGTCTGATCCGGTTTTATCTTTTCAAATTGTGCGAACTCATCATCCCCTACCCAATATATAAGACTATCATCTTGTTCCATCTGTTGCTTCATATCTTTGATGATATAGTCACTAATGATGTCTACATAGGTTTCATCTTTAAATAGTCCCGGCAAAGTAAGAATATAATCATTAACCTTATCCACCGTATCATACTGCATCGTTGTCGAGGATGAGCCGACTGTATTAACATAATATCTTGAGATAACTAAAAGCTTTTCATCATCAACGACAACTTCATATCCACTATCAATGCCCATGTGTCCGCCGCCATTTTCTTCCAAAACCTTCATATCTTCCACAAACGTCTCATACAGGGCTTTACTCTCCTCCTGATATTTTTCATTGAGGTATGTAAGCGTTTCGCTAGTTTGGTCTTCTCCCTC
This sequence is a window from Vallitaleaceae bacterium 9-2. Protein-coding genes within it:
- a CDS encoding RsiV family protein; amino-acid sequence: MSWMDNERKKYEGVEIPKELDFKVKQAIKQANRERLFRSYKRLGVVAALGVACIITLNTNTVLAQKMSELPFIGLIVDVITVESYQIEEDGYHAQIDVPQIVENVEADQANNTDSDEVIRIEGEDQTSETLTYLNEKYQEESKALYETFVEDMKVLEENGGGHMGIDSGYEVVVDDEKLLVISRYYVNTVGSSSTTMQYDTVDKVNDYILTLPGLFKDETYVDIISDYIIKDMKQQMEQDDSLIYWVGDDEFAQFEKIKPDQTFYINQDHQLVISFDKYEAAPGYMGVVEFVIPKEIIESIIVNDYYFK
- the cls gene encoding cardiolipin synthase, whose translation is MEKTTSKHKGDSKISEILLLEKGKRGVLRMLFGRTGIVIAILLAQIVLLVNIFMFLESVIPFMVGTLLVFTLSMVIYVMNSDHGTNVMLAWIATITLLPGFGGVLYIIIQKDVGHRALKKRLKTIIKESQSQLVAQKNVKNNLKKTNKSLYNLSTYTESAGGYPIYEGAHTQYFPIGEEAFEAMLSQLEKAEKYIFMEYFIIDEGYMWGRILKILADKAKQGVEVRLMYDGTCEFALLPHNYPKKIQALGIACKMFAPIRPFLSTHYNYRDHRKILVVDGNVAFTGGINLADEYINKKEVYGHWKDTAIMVQGEAVNSFTMMFLQMWNVNEGQRHYMQDKYRAKPLDTVNEGYVLPFGDSPLDSDKVGEMIYMDIINRAKDYVHIMTPYLILDGEMLSALKFAAKRGVDVKIILPHIPDKKMVFAQSRSYYAELIKSGVQIYEYTPGFIHAKVFVSDDVRSVVGTINLDYRSLYHHFECALYMEETTSIAEVEKDFIDTMQRSQCVTLTDIKEYNIFMKATGRILKLFAPLM